Proteins found in one Arachis stenosperma cultivar V10309 chromosome 8, arast.V10309.gnm1.PFL2, whole genome shotgun sequence genomic segment:
- the LOC130945185 gene encoding uncharacterized protein LOC130945185 yields the protein MASVHSAIPTRSFLSPVSKSKSKSLAGTKLQSFPASRFSGNPIFSGNKRRILAAVNSSVEEVDVISVQSGDITDQQEGGAAAASRAEVEGGGSDGELATQVSGFGTGEGLLSLEGFSSASTSSSIGNETEESMEKLMDRTINATIVLAAGTFAITKLLTIDHDYWHGWTLFEILRYAPQHNWSAYEEVLKTNPVFAKMVISGVVYSIGDWIAQCFEGKPIFEFDRARMFRSGLVGFTLHGSLSHYYYQFCEELFPYKEWWVVPAKVAFDQTAWSAVWNSIYYTVVALLRLDSPISIFNELKATFFPMLTAGWKLWPFAHLITYGVIPVEQRLLWVDCVELIWVTILSTYSNEKSEARNSESEVPAEVKSIED from the exons ATGGCTTCGGTTCACAGCGCCATCCCAACCCGCAGTTTCCTCTCACCGGTTTCCAAATCGAAATCGAAATCATTGGCCGGCACCAAGCTGCAGAGCTTCCCGGCGTCGAGATTCTCAGGGAATCCAATTTTCTCGGGAAACAAAAGGAGGATTTTGGCGGCGGTGAATTCGTCGGTGGAGGAAGTAGACGTGATATCGGTGCAGAGCGGCGACATTACGGACCAGCAGGAGGGCGGAGCAGCTGCGGCGAGCAGGGCGGAGGTGGAAGGCGGAGGCAGCGACGGCGAGTTGGCGACTCAGGTGAGTGGATTCGGAACGGGCGAGGGTTTGTTATCGTTGGAAGGGTTTTCTTCTGCTTCGACTTCTTCTTCAATTGGGAATGAGACTGAAGAGAGCATGGAGAAGCTTATGGATAGAACCATCAATGCAACTATTGTCCTAGCCGCCGGAACCTTCGCTATCACCAAGCTCCTCACCATTGATCATGATTACTGGCAC GGATGGACGCTTTTTGAGATACTACGGTATGCACCCCAGCATAATTGGTCTGCTTATGAGGAAGTTCTTAAGACGAATCCAGTTTTTGCAAAGATGGTGATCAGTGGTGTTGTTTATTCCATTGGGGACTGGATTGCACAG TGCTTTGAAGGAAAACCTATTTTTGAGTTTGACCGAGCTAGGATGTTCAGATCAGGGCTTGTTGGGTTTACTCTGCATGGCTCTCTTTCTCATTACTATTATCAGTTTTGTGAG GAGCTATTTCCTTACAAAGAATGGTGGGTGGTTCCTGCCAAAGTTGCATTTGATCAAACAGCGTGGTCTGCAGTATGGAACAGCATTTATTATACTGTAGTTGCATTATTGCGTCTTGACTCTCCTATCAGCATTTTTAACGAATTGAAGGCCACCTTTTTCCCCATGCTGACT GCTGGGTGGAAGCTGTGGCCATTTGCTCATCTCATCACTTATGGTGTAATTCCAGTTGAGCAAAGACTTCTTTGGGTGGATTGTGTAGAGCTCATTTGGGTGACCATACTTTCAAC TTATTCAAATGAAAAATCAGAAGCAAGGAACTCAGAGTCCGAGGTACCTGCAGAAGTGAAATCAATCGAG GACTAA